Proteins encoded in a region of the Blastococcus sp. Marseille-P5729 genome:
- a CDS encoding GMC oxidoreductase, giving the protein MGFDFDVLIIGSGFGGSVSALRLVEKGYRVGVLEAGKRFVESPEQVRDDDTAAYARTSWRAREFLWAPQIGCYGIQRIHTLDNVMILAGAGVGGGSLNYANTLYRPLDAFYRDRQWAHITDWKAELAPFYDQAGRMLGAVEYARMTPADERMKEVADELGVGESFHKAPVGVFLGAAGQREGEEVADPYFGGAGPRRRTCRHCGECMTGCRHDAKNTLVKNYLYLAERAGARVIPMATVRAVRPMGQGYALDVVRTGARQRGVNKITAEQVIVAAGTYGTQRLLHRMRLEGLLPGLSDRLGHLTRTNSEALLGASAHDDRIDYSEGVAITSSIHPNDHTHIEPVRYGRGSNAMSLLQTALTDGGEGSRLLKVVRELGRNPRLAARLLRPSGWSERTIIALVMQSLDNSITVRGERDRLGRFRLRSAQGHGRPNPEWIPEGNQAARVLAEKVGGDPGGSWGDVFGRPLTAHFLGGCAIGDSPATGVIDAYHRVYGHPGLHIVDGSAVSANLGVNPALTITAQAERALAMWPNAGEADTRPALGSAYRQIAPVAPRSPVVPVDAPGALRLPVVDVRR; this is encoded by the coding sequence ATGGGCTTCGACTTCGACGTGCTGATCATCGGATCGGGGTTTGGCGGCAGCGTCAGCGCGCTACGGCTGGTGGAGAAGGGTTACCGCGTCGGCGTCCTCGAGGCCGGCAAGCGATTCGTCGAGTCACCGGAGCAGGTGCGGGACGACGACACGGCGGCGTACGCGCGGACCTCGTGGCGCGCTCGCGAGTTCCTGTGGGCGCCGCAGATCGGCTGCTACGGGATCCAGCGCATCCACACCCTTGACAACGTCATGATCCTCGCTGGTGCCGGGGTCGGTGGCGGGTCGCTGAACTACGCCAACACCCTTTACCGGCCACTGGATGCCTTCTACCGCGACCGGCAGTGGGCGCACATCACCGACTGGAAGGCCGAGCTCGCACCGTTCTACGACCAGGCCGGCCGGATGCTCGGCGCGGTCGAGTACGCGCGGATGACGCCGGCTGACGAGCGGATGAAGGAGGTCGCCGACGAGCTCGGCGTGGGCGAGAGTTTCCACAAGGCGCCCGTGGGAGTGTTTCTCGGCGCGGCCGGCCAGCGCGAGGGCGAGGAGGTCGCGGACCCCTACTTCGGCGGCGCCGGGCCGCGCCGACGTACGTGCCGGCACTGCGGGGAGTGCATGACCGGCTGCCGGCACGACGCCAAGAACACGCTGGTGAAGAACTACCTCTACCTCGCCGAGCGAGCCGGGGCGCGGGTGATCCCGATGGCCACGGTGCGCGCCGTTCGACCGATGGGCCAGGGGTACGCGCTGGACGTCGTCCGAACCGGCGCCAGGCAGCGCGGGGTCAACAAGATCACCGCCGAGCAGGTGATCGTCGCGGCAGGCACCTACGGCACGCAACGGCTGCTGCACCGGATGCGGTTGGAGGGCCTGCTCCCCGGGCTCTCGGACCGGCTCGGGCATCTCACCCGGACCAACTCGGAGGCCCTGCTGGGGGCGAGCGCCCACGACGACCGGATCGACTACTCCGAGGGCGTGGCGATCACCTCGTCGATCCACCCCAACGACCACACCCATATCGAACCTGTTCGATACGGCAGGGGAAGCAACGCGATGAGCCTGCTGCAGACCGCCCTCACCGACGGGGGAGAGGGCAGCCGGCTGCTGAAGGTCGTCCGGGAGCTCGGCCGCAACCCGCGCCTCGCGGCCCGACTGCTGCGTCCCTCGGGGTGGTCCGAGCGGACGATCATCGCGCTGGTCATGCAGAGCCTCGACAACTCGATCACGGTCCGCGGCGAACGCGACCGGCTCGGGCGCTTCCGGCTGCGCTCCGCTCAAGGCCACGGCCGGCCCAATCCCGAGTGGATCCCCGAGGGCAACCAGGCCGCCCGGGTGCTCGCGGAGAAGGTCGGGGGTGACCCGGGCGGCTCCTGGGGCGACGTCTTCGGTCGGCCGCTAACTGCGCACTTCCTCGGCGGCTGCGCGATCGGCGACTCGCCGGCGACCGGTGTCATCGATGCCTACCACCGCGTCTACGGACATCCCGGACTGCACATCGTCGACGGATCGGCGGTCTCGGCCAATCTCGGCGTCAACCCGGCGCTGACGATCACCGCCCAGGCCGAGCGCGCGCTCGCGATGTGGCCGAACGCGGGTGAGGCCGACACCCGGCCGGCGCTGGGGTCGGCCTACCGGCAGATCGCCCCGGTCGCGCCCCGCTCGCCGGTGGTGCCCGTCGATGCGCCCGGTGCGCTGCGGCTTCCGGTCGTCGAC
- a CDS encoding uracil-DNA glycosylase, with protein sequence MAKPIEDLVHPEWVPVLKPVEQAITRMGEFLRAEVAAGRQYLPAGDRVLRAFGQPLSAIKVLIVGQDPYPTPGHAVGLSFSVEPGVRPLPRSLQNIYREYVDDLGHAMPANGDLSPWEHHGVLLLNRCLTVQPGKPAAHRGKGWEVVTDAAIDGLVARGGPLVALLWGRDAQSLTPRLGDIPIVASAHPSPMSAERGFFGSRPFSRVNALLVQQGGEPVDWRL encoded by the coding sequence GTGGCCAAGCCGATCGAAGACCTCGTCCATCCGGAGTGGGTTCCGGTCCTGAAGCCCGTCGAGCAGGCGATCACCCGCATGGGGGAGTTCCTGCGTGCCGAGGTCGCCGCCGGCCGTCAGTACCTGCCTGCCGGCGACCGGGTGCTGCGGGCGTTCGGGCAGCCGCTGTCGGCGATCAAGGTGCTCATCGTCGGACAGGACCCCTACCCCACACCCGGGCACGCGGTCGGGCTGAGCTTCAGCGTCGAGCCCGGCGTCCGGCCCCTTCCGCGCTCGCTGCAGAACATCTACCGGGAGTACGTCGACGATCTCGGCCACGCGATGCCGGCCAACGGAGATCTCTCGCCGTGGGAGCACCACGGCGTCCTGCTGCTCAACCGGTGCCTCACCGTGCAGCCGGGCAAACCCGCCGCCCATCGCGGCAAGGGCTGGGAGGTGGTCACCGACGCTGCGATCGACGGGCTGGTCGCGCGCGGCGGGCCGCTGGTCGCGCTGCTGTGGGGCCGCGACGCGCAGTCGCTGACCCCGCGCCTCGGCGACATCCCGATCGTCGCCTCAGCGCATCCTTCTCCGATGAGCGCTGAGCGCGGCTTCTTCGGGTCCCGCCCGTTCTCTCGTGTCAACGCCCTGCTGGTGCAACAGGGTGGCGAACCGGTCGACTGGAGGCTGTAG
- a CDS encoding flavin reductase family protein, producing the protein MSEPSDNADRLDQAPIDPQLFRAVLGNYASGVVVVTASDDGVPVGLTAQSFMSLSMDPPLVLFCPQRTSTSWPRIEKARHFAANILAEGQDALGLRFARSGIDKFEGVGWTPGPSGAPLLEDVLAHVDCTIEAVHEGGDHLIVVGRVLHLAAEKDLKPLVYFRSAFRVLGPGLS; encoded by the coding sequence ATGAGCGAACCCTCGGACAACGCCGACCGTCTCGATCAGGCCCCGATAGATCCGCAGCTGTTCCGCGCCGTGCTGGGCAACTACGCGAGCGGGGTGGTGGTCGTGACGGCCTCGGACGACGGCGTCCCGGTCGGGCTGACCGCGCAGTCGTTCATGTCGCTGTCGATGGATCCGCCGTTGGTGCTGTTCTGTCCGCAGCGCACCTCGACGTCCTGGCCGCGGATCGAGAAGGCCAGGCACTTCGCCGCCAACATCCTCGCCGAGGGCCAGGACGCGCTCGGTCTGCGGTTCGCCCGCAGCGGCATCGACAAGTTCGAAGGGGTCGGCTGGACGCCGGGGCCGTCAGGCGCTCCCCTGCTGGAGGACGTGCTGGCGCACGTCGACTGCACGATCGAGGCGGTGCACGAGGGCGGCGACCACCTCATCGTGGTCGGGCGGGTGCTGCACCTCGCCGCCGAGAAGGACCTCAAGCCGCTGGTGTACTTCCGTAGCGCCTTCCGCGTCCTCGGCCCCGGCCTGTCGTAG
- the trxA gene encoding thioredoxin: MSTTELTTQSFEKTVTDNEIVFVDFWASWCGPCRMFAPVYEKVSAQHEDVVFGKVDTEAEQEIAAAAQISSIPTLMAFRDGIMVFRQAGALGEKQFAEVVDAVKGLDMDEVRAQFEKHQAEQGGAQ; this comes from the coding sequence ATGAGCACGACAGAGCTGACCACCCAGAGCTTCGAGAAGACAGTCACTGACAACGAGATCGTGTTCGTCGATTTCTGGGCCAGCTGGTGCGGCCCGTGCCGGATGTTCGCGCCGGTCTACGAGAAGGTCTCCGCGCAGCACGAGGACGTCGTCTTCGGCAAGGTCGACACCGAGGCGGAGCAGGAGATCGCCGCCGCCGCACAGATCTCCTCGATCCCCACGCTGATGGCCTTCCGCGACGGCATCATGGTCTTCCGTCAGGCCGGCGCGCTCGGCGAGAAGCAGTTCGCCGAGGTCGTGGACGCCGTCAAGGGACTGGATATGGACGAGGTGCGCGCTCAGTTCGAGAAGCATCAGGCCGAGCAGGGCGGCGCGCAGTGA
- a CDS encoding bifunctional cytochrome P450/NADPH--P450 reductase, with amino-acid sequence MSATDTPTELAGLAEIPGPKQRPIIGALPELLSDERQVKVMENLAKEHGPIFKVGLGGREMVVVNSHEYVDQICSDPRFRKVIHSVLQPIRAFAGDGLFTAYNSEPNWAKAHRLLMPAFGPMAIRDYFPQMVDIADQMFTRWERFGDDHVIDVSNDMTRLTLDTIALCAFDYRFNSFYADDLHPFVGAMVRSLVEAGDRARRLPQIQPLLVHKTRRWDADIRYMKKITREIVAARKQMPAGEAPNDLLQRMLTAVDPLTGQKLSAENVEYQLVTFLIAGHETTSGLLSFVTYQLLANRQVLAKARSLVDDVLGDRMPRFEDLAELGYLNQILRETLRLHPTAPAFGLKPSEEVVLSDRYRIEKGQTVMVILPNLHRDPEVWQEPDRFDPDRFAPGRLEQIPEHAWKPFGHGERACIGRPFALQEATLVLAMMLQRFDFEFTGPYEYDFKETLTIKPADLKITARQRKEIDRSTLATATSGPAAATASGNADGTPLLVLYGSNTGSAEGFARTVAGDATDRGWRATVAPLDEYTNHLPVDGAVLIVTASYNGTPPDNAAQFVEWVEGLEPGALDGVKYAVMGVGSRDWAATYQRIPTLIDQKMADAGAERLRDRGEADGQSDFFGDWERWYRDFWPDLEERLKVTSSQVAEGPAYAVTASEEASLNPIAVKLRMQPATVLVNRELVNMRDAHGRSKRHLEIALPDGVSYRTGDYLSVLPRNHPALIARACRAVGVDPQSHVTLGSRRDASNTAFPLDRPIRVAELLGEYVDLTLPATRGTLKKLAAKCPCPPEREQIQELIEDDAKYTDEVLAKHVGVVDLLEMFPSCGVDLPLLLDLLRPMRARQYSISSSAMEQPDVAALTIAVLEAPARSGLGTYHGTGSSFMQTLQPGSSVPASISSPHENFRLPEDNQTPLILIGAGSGMAPLRGFIRERAVRARGGETAGETLLFFGCDHPDVDDLYAEEYVELAGDANLTTHKAYTFAPDGEIMFVQHRLWAERDAVARLLADGAKVMVCGDGERMAPAVHETLARIHAESAGGSLEESLAWLEQQRESGGYATDVFS; translated from the coding sequence GTGAGCGCAACCGACACCCCCACCGAGCTTGCCGGCCTGGCCGAGATCCCCGGCCCGAAGCAGCGCCCGATCATCGGCGCGCTGCCCGAGCTGCTGTCCGACGAGCGCCAGGTGAAGGTCATGGAGAACCTCGCCAAGGAGCACGGCCCGATCTTCAAGGTGGGGCTGGGCGGCCGCGAGATGGTCGTCGTCAACAGTCACGAGTACGTCGACCAGATCTGCTCCGACCCGCGTTTTCGCAAGGTGATCCACTCGGTGCTGCAGCCGATTCGCGCATTCGCCGGCGACGGGCTGTTCACGGCGTACAACTCCGAGCCGAACTGGGCAAAGGCGCACCGCCTGCTCATGCCGGCATTCGGGCCGATGGCGATCCGCGACTACTTCCCCCAGATGGTGGACATCGCCGATCAGATGTTCACCCGCTGGGAGCGCTTCGGCGACGATCACGTCATCGACGTCTCCAACGACATGACCCGGCTGACGCTCGACACCATCGCGCTGTGCGCCTTCGACTACCGCTTCAACTCCTTCTACGCCGACGACCTGCATCCCTTCGTCGGTGCGATGGTCCGCTCGCTGGTGGAGGCCGGTGACCGGGCCCGCCGGCTGCCGCAGATCCAGCCGCTGCTGGTGCACAAGACCCGCCGGTGGGACGCCGACATCCGGTACATGAAGAAGATCACCCGCGAGATCGTCGCGGCCCGCAAGCAGATGCCCGCCGGCGAGGCACCCAACGACCTGCTGCAGCGGATGCTCACGGCGGTCGACCCGCTGACCGGCCAGAAGCTCTCCGCGGAGAACGTCGAGTACCAGCTGGTGACCTTCCTCATCGCGGGACACGAGACCACCAGCGGCCTGCTGTCCTTCGTGACCTACCAGCTGTTGGCCAACCGGCAGGTGCTCGCGAAGGCCCGGTCGCTGGTCGATGACGTGCTCGGCGACCGGATGCCGCGCTTCGAGGACCTCGCCGAGCTCGGCTATCTCAACCAGATCCTGCGCGAGACGCTGCGGCTGCACCCGACCGCCCCGGCGTTCGGCCTGAAGCCGTCGGAGGAGGTCGTGCTCTCGGATCGCTACCGGATCGAGAAGGGGCAGACCGTCATGGTCATCCTGCCCAACCTGCACCGCGACCCCGAGGTGTGGCAGGAGCCGGACCGCTTCGATCCCGACCGCTTTGCGCCGGGCCGGCTCGAGCAGATCCCCGAGCACGCCTGGAAGCCCTTCGGGCACGGCGAGCGGGCATGCATCGGCCGCCCGTTCGCGCTGCAGGAGGCCACGCTCGTGCTGGCGATGATGCTGCAGCGCTTCGACTTCGAGTTCACCGGGCCGTACGAGTACGACTTCAAGGAGACCTTGACGATCAAGCCGGCCGACCTCAAGATCACCGCGCGGCAGCGCAAGGAGATCGACCGCTCGACGCTCGCGACGGCCACCAGCGGACCGGCGGCGGCGACGGCGTCCGGCAACGCGGACGGCACCCCGCTGCTGGTGCTCTACGGCTCGAACACCGGCAGCGCCGAGGGATTCGCGCGCACGGTCGCCGGCGACGCCACCGACCGTGGCTGGCGGGCGACCGTCGCACCGCTCGACGAGTACACCAACCACCTGCCGGTCGACGGCGCCGTCCTTATCGTGACGGCGTCGTACAACGGCACTCCCCCGGACAATGCCGCCCAGTTCGTGGAGTGGGTCGAAGGTCTCGAGCCAGGTGCTCTGGACGGCGTCAAGTACGCAGTCATGGGCGTCGGCAGCCGCGACTGGGCAGCGACCTACCAGCGGATCCCGACGCTGATCGACCAGAAGATGGCAGACGCCGGCGCGGAGCGGCTGCGCGACCGCGGCGAGGCCGACGGCCAGTCAGACTTCTTTGGCGACTGGGAGCGCTGGTACCGGGACTTCTGGCCGGATCTCGAGGAGCGGTTGAAGGTCACCAGCAGCCAGGTCGCCGAGGGTCCGGCGTACGCCGTGACGGCGAGCGAGGAGGCCTCGCTGAACCCGATCGCCGTGAAGCTGCGGATGCAGCCGGCGACGGTGCTGGTCAACCGCGAGCTGGTGAACATGCGCGATGCGCACGGCCGTTCCAAGCGGCACCTGGAGATCGCGCTGCCGGACGGCGTGTCGTACCGCACCGGCGACTACCTGTCGGTGCTCCCGCGGAACCACCCCGCGCTCATCGCCCGGGCATGCCGGGCAGTCGGTGTCGACCCGCAGAGCCACGTGACCCTCGGCTCGCGTCGCGACGCCTCGAACACCGCATTCCCGCTGGACAGGCCGATCCGGGTGGCCGAGCTGCTCGGCGAGTACGTCGATCTGACCCTGCCGGCCACCCGCGGCACGCTCAAGAAGCTCGCCGCGAAGTGCCCGTGCCCGCCCGAGCGCGAGCAGATCCAGGAGCTGATCGAGGACGACGCGAAGTACACCGACGAGGTGCTCGCCAAGCACGTCGGCGTGGTCGACCTGCTGGAGATGTTCCCCTCGTGCGGCGTCGACCTGCCGCTGCTGCTGGACCTGCTGCGCCCGATGCGTGCCCGGCAGTACTCCATCTCTTCGAGCGCGATGGAGCAGCCGGACGTCGCCGCGCTCACGATCGCCGTCCTGGAGGCACCGGCCCGATCCGGCCTCGGGACCTATCACGGCACCGGCTCGTCGTTCATGCAGACGCTGCAGCCGGGCAGCTCGGTGCCGGCCTCGATCAGCAGCCCGCACGAGAACTTCCGGCTGCCCGAGGACAACCAGACCCCGCTGATCCTGATCGGCGCCGGCAGCGGCATGGCGCCGCTGCGGGGGTTCATCCGCGAGCGCGCCGTCCGCGCCCGGGGCGGGGAGACAGCGGGTGAGACGCTGCTGTTCTTCGGCTGCGATCACCCCGATGTGGACGACCTGTATGCCGAGGAGTACGTCGAGCTCGCCGGTGACGCGAACCTGACGACGCACAAGGCATACACCTTCGCCCCCGACGGCGAGATCATGTTCGTGCAGCACCGGCTGTGGGCCGAGCGCGACGCGGTCGCTCGCCTGCTGGCCGACGGCGCGAAGGTCATGGTCTGCGGTGATGGCGAGCGGATGGCGCCCGCCGTGCACGAGACGCTGGCCCGGATCCACGCGGAGTCCGCCGGCGGCTCGCTCGAGGAGTCGCTGGCCTGGCTGGAGCAGCAGCGCGAGAGCGGGGGGTACGCGACCGATGTCTTCTCCTAG
- a CDS encoding TetR/AcrR family transcriptional regulator, giving the protein MSSPRPGAEQASASAQDAARQVSATAQGSGAASSAGEAAARGGRRRARTRQKLITAARGFLQSPDYAERSIAEITDAADVGLGSFYNHFESKQELFAAAVHEVLDEHGTLLDATSPSDHPDPAERVAVAIRSTARLVLTNPEMAQILATQGMSILDCDEGLMPRARRVLAAGVRSGRFTDVDPELLLAPIIGSLLAGLHLWMRDPDSIAEQWCDDLAERLLVMCGIPASEAHRLTHSPDYS; this is encoded by the coding sequence ATGTCTTCTCCTAGGCCCGGTGCGGAGCAGGCCTCCGCGTCAGCGCAGGACGCCGCGCGGCAGGTCTCCGCGACAGCGCAGGGATCTGGGGCGGCGTCGTCCGCGGGCGAAGCCGCCGCGCGTGGCGGGCGGCGCCGGGCGCGCACCCGGCAGAAGCTGATCACCGCGGCGCGCGGATTCCTGCAGTCCCCCGACTACGCCGAGCGCTCGATCGCCGAGATCACCGACGCCGCTGATGTCGGGCTGGGCTCCTTCTACAACCACTTCGAGTCAAAGCAGGAGCTGTTCGCAGCCGCCGTCCACGAGGTGCTGGACGAGCACGGCACGCTGCTGGACGCGACCTCGCCGAGCGACCACCCGGACCCCGCCGAGCGGGTCGCGGTGGCCATTCGTTCCACGGCGCGGCTGGTGCTGACGAACCCGGAGATGGCGCAGATCCTCGCCACGCAGGGCATGTCGATCTTGGACTGCGACGAGGGCCTGATGCCCAGAGCCCGGCGAGTGCTGGCCGCCGGCGTCCGCTCGGGGCGCTTCACGGACGTCGACCCGGAGCTGCTGCTGGCGCCGATCATCGGATCGCTGCTGGCCGGGCTGCACCTGTGGATGCGCGACCCGGACTCGATCGCCGAGCAGTGGTGCGACGATCTCGCCGAGCGGCTGCTGGTGATGTGCGGCATCCCCGCCTCCGAAGCCCACCGCCTCACCCACTCCCCGGACTACTCGTAG